TAATCGCAGAAGATGCGCTCGCCGTTGCCGACCGGCGGACAGTCGCCGATCCCTGAAGCACCGCGCAGGAATTGACTGCGCCAGACGACTGAGCCGCCGTTGGCGTGCATTCGCCACGCTGCGTTCGTGCCGACGCCGGTCGTCACGAAATCGCCGCCGCCCACGGGAAGAATCGCCGACATGGAGGCCATCGAACCGATCCAGTGCGCGTAGCGCTTCTCACCGGTCGACGGATTCAGCCCGTTGATCCAGCCCGCACCGTCGTGGTTGACTAAGATCCCATCGATGATGGCGGGAGTAGGCATCGCCGATCCGGTCAGCATGGTCTGCCAGCGAACGCTGCCGCCGTAGCGGTCGAAACCAATGAGCGCGCTCGGTCCTTGACCGACCATCACCGGTTCCGACGGAGAAGAGGTGCGGCTCGTCGGATCGCCTTCGCCGACGATCACGAGGTCATCGTAGATCAGCGGCGCGCTCATCAGCGGATTGGGAACGTGCGCTTTCCACAAGACCTTTCCACTGTTGACGTCGAGCGCGTAGAGCGAGCCGCTGTTGTTGCCGACGTAGAGCGTGTCGTCGGCTACCGTTGGGCTCGCCGAGATCTGGCCGCCGGTTTCAACCCGCCACGACGCGTGCAGCGTTCCGGGCAGCACGGCGTTATTCTCCGGTCCCATGCGGAACTGCGTCCAGACTGCCGCCAGCGTCAGGAAGATGCGAACGGCGAGCAAGCTCATCGAAGCCCAACTTCCGGCACTAGATGCGTAATTCCATTCCGTCGTACGCGACCTCGACATTGGCATCGTGCAGGCTGCGCGCGGCGGCCGAGTCGGGATTGAGAATTGGATTAGAATTATTGACGTGAGTGACGATAACTCGCGTAGGTGTGCCGCGCAGCTGCTCGAGCGTTCCTCCGGGCACGCCGATCGCGAGGTGTCCGAGTTCGCTCGCATGCTTGGGCATGAGCCGCTGTGAGACTAGCTCGTCGTCGCTGAAGAAGGTGCCGTCCAGGAAGGCGACGCCGGCGGAAGCGATCGCCTTCGCGAGCCTCCGATCGATGCTTGCGAAGACCGGAGCAAAGAGCAGGCGCTTCGTCCCTTCTAAATCGGAAATCTCGTACGCAACGACGGCGCCGGGCAAGCTGCGGCGACCATCGTAACCCGGCGTCGTGCCGGGCACGGGGATCGCGCGAATCTCGAGCTCGTTGCCTACGAGGTCGTCCGCACCAGCAGGTGCGAACGGCTGCTCGAGCGAGACGTCGAGCCAACGGTGCGGCGGCTGCGCAAAGCGGGCAAAGGCGGACTGCTTCGTTGCGATTTCGCGCACGGCGGCGCTCGAGCGAAGGATGAAGCGGTGCTCGCCGTCCTGACGGAGCGTCGCGAGGCCTCCGATGTGATCGACATTTGCGTCGGTAAAGAGCATTCCCGCGATCGGCGTGCCGCGCGCTTGCCGCGGCTGAAGCGCTTCGAACGACTCGATCTGCGCGCCGATGTCGGGGGAGCAGTTGAGCAAGAGCCAGCGATCTCCGTCGCCGCTTACCGCGAGCCCGGATTGCGACCGGCGTGGTCGCCGTCCGGTCCGCGCCGCGGCGCAGTTCGCGCAGGCGCAGTTCCACTGCGGGACGCCCCCGCCCGCGGCCGAGCCGAGTACCCGGACGATCACGGCCGGCGAGCGGCGAAATCCGCCTTTCCCGCATGCTCGCGCGCCGACGCGATCAGTGAATGCTGCGGGCTGAGCGAGCACGCCGGGTCGGTCACGGCGGCGTCGCCCGTCAAAAGAAAGGCTTGGCAGCGGCAGCCGCCCCAGTCGATCTCCTTGCGTTCGCAGGAGCGGCAGGGCTCGGGCATCCAGCCGGTTCCGCGAAACCGTTCGAACGAATCGGAACCAGACCAGATCGCCGCGAGCCCGCGCTCGCGAACGTTTTCGAAGTGCAGGCTCGTAATCGCGGCCGCGGCCGGACACGGAAGTACGTCGCCGCTCGGTGTCACGGTCATGAACTGGCGACCCCAACCGTTCATGCACGGCTTCGGAAAATCACCGAAGTAATCGGGAAGGACGTAGACGATCTCCATCCGCCCGCGCAAGCGTTCGCGCGCCGCCGCAACGACCTGCTCTCCGTGGCGCACCTGTTCGGGCGTCGGCAGCAACGCGAGCCGGTTGCGGAAAGCCCAGCCATAGAACTGCACGTTTGCGAGCTCGAGCCGCGCAACGCCGGCTCGCTCGGCGTAGCCGATCACGTCTTCGATCGTGTCGTGATTCAAACGGTGCAGCACGCAGTTCAAGGTCAGCGCCACCTCTCGCCCGAGCACGCGGTCTATCGCTTCGGCTTTCCGTTCGTGGACGACAGCGCCGGCGATCCGATCGGCGAGTTCGGTTTGCGGCGCTTGGATGCTGATCTGAACGTGATCGAGCCCGCAATCCACCAGACGGTCGAGCAGCGCGTCGTCGAGGAAGGTGCCCTGCGTGATGAGGTTGCTGTAGAGCTCGTGGCTTGCGGCTCCTTCGACCAGCGCGCAGAGATCGGTTCGCAGCGTCGGCTCTCCGCCGGAAAAATGCACCTGGACGATCCCCATTGCGGCAGCGTCGCGCAGCACGCAAAGCCACTCTTGCGTGGAAAGCTCGTCGCGATGTGCGCGCAGATCGAGCGGATTGTAACAGTAAGGGCACTGCAGGTTGCAGCGGTAGGTGAGCTCGCAAAGCAGCGAGAGCGGCCTGGGACTATTCACGGATGAAGCCCCGCTCGACCAGACGCCCGAAGAGATCGCCGACGTCCTCGCGCGCCAGCGCGCTGTTTACTTCGAAGCGCTCGGTGATCGCGTCGACGATTTCGCGAAACGTGCGCTGGCCGTCGACCAGCTCGATCGCCGCGGCCGCGCTCTCATTAAGCTCGAGCGCCGTCTCAGGAACGAGCAGCATCGCCGATCCGTTCGCGTCGCGCCGCAGCCGAACGCCTTTGCCGAAGCGCGGCACCGCGTCGTCCTTCACGCGAAGACGCCGGAGGCGAGCGCGGTGGCGTCGAGGATGCACCAGAGCACGTCGCACTTGAAGCGCAACGCGGCAACGCACCGCTGCTCGATCTCGGGCGTGCGCGCTTCTTGCAGCACCCAGGACAACGCCAGCTCGGAGTCGCGCTTCGCCAGCGGAATCCGCCGTTCGAAATAGGCGAGGCCGGCGCGATCGATCCAGGGGTATTTCTCTAAGATGGCCGCCACGCGGCGCTGCATGACCGGCGGTCCGAAGAGCTCGGTCAGCGATGAGGCGACCGCCTCGATCCACGGGCGCGTTCGCGCGAACTCGACGTAGGCATCGACGGCAAACCGCGTGCCGGCGGCAACCTCGCGTTCGGAGCGCAGGTCGGCCTCATCGATTCCGACCGCGCGGGCGAGCTCGATCCAGGCGGCGGTTCCGCCGTCGGCTCCATCCCCGGTTCCATCGTGATCGTACAGCCGCGAGATCCAGGCGCGCCGATGGGCCGCCGAGGGCAGATTCATAAGGACCGCGGCATCCTTCACCGGGATCTGCGTCTGATAGTAGTAGCGATTTGCAACCCAAGCACGAACCTGCGCGCGGTCGAGAATACCCGAAACGAGCCGTTGGTGAAACGGGTGCTTGTCGTGATAGTGCTCATCGCCGACGGCGTGCAGCCGTTCGACGAGGCCGGGGGCGGCTACGGCAGCCGCTAGGTTAGAGCTTGGGCTCCCGCGCGGGAGCGCTAAGGTAGGCCGTCACCTCGGCGCCGAGCGGGTGTTCCTGAAAATCTGGGCGCTGCCAACGGGCGCGTAGTTCCTTCATGCGGGTACTCCTCGGGATGACTTCTGCTCTAGGCGTACCGTCGTATACGCCAGCTTCGCGCGCATGACCTCGCTCGGAATACGAACTCGATCGGCCAGGCGCAGGAGTTCCAGGGCCCGGACGTGCCACCAGGTCATATCCAGCTCAAACCAGCGCAGGCCGTGGCGCGCCGAAAACGGGAAGGCGTGATGGTTGTTGTGCCACCCCTCGCCCCACGATAAGACGGCGACCCACCAGCAGTTCGTCGAGCAATCCGTGGTCCGGTAGGTGCGATAGCCGAGCATGTGCGCGGCGCTGTTGACCAGCCACGTCGAGTGGTAGGCGATCACCAGCCGAACGAAGACGCCCCAGACGACCCAGCTCCACCCGCCGAACCAGAAAAGCAGACCGGCCAGGACCAGCTGCAGCGGATTGCCCAGCCACTGCAGTGTGCGGTAGAACGGATCGGCGTACAGATCGGGAGCGTAGCGCGCGATCTCCTCTTCCGACGGCATCGCGACGTTCTGACGGTAGAGCCAGTCGACGTGCGCCCAGCGAAAACCTAAGTGGATGTTGTGCGGATCCTCGTCCTCATCGGCGTGCGCGTGATGCTTGCGATGGATCGCGACCCAGCGAATCGGATCGCCCTGCAGCGCCAGGGTTCCCAAGAGCGCGAAGAGATATTCGACGGGCTTGCGCAAGCGCAGACTGCGATGCGTCAGCACGCGATGATAACAGAGCGTCACTCCCAGAACTCCGGTAGCCCACGCGAGAATCGCGCCGGCAAATATCGCGGACGGATGAAAAAACGCCGGCACGAATGCTGCCAGCGCACCAATATGAATAAGTCCCAGCGCGGCGCCGGTACTGTACCTTGCCGTTCGATTCATCGCTGCATCCGTTCGCATCACGCGCGAGGGCTCCTCGCGAGGGCTTGTATTGAAAAGAGCCCGCCTTCGCGGGCTCTCCCCAGAGTGTGTCGGTTCCGTTATTGATTAACGGTACGACGAGCTACGGCTGGCAAAGCAGTCCCGGCAGTACACCGGTTTGTCGCCTCGCGGCTGGAACGGTACCTCGGCCACGCCGCCGCACTGGCTGCACGTTGCCTTGAACAATTCCCGCTGGCTGCTGCGGCCGCCACCGCCGCCGTTCGAAGTGCGTCCGGCCTTGCGTGCTGCGCGGCAATCCGTGCAGCGGCTCGGCTTATTCGTAAAGCCCTTCATTGCGAAAAACTCTTGTTCTCCGGCGGTAAACGGGAACTGCTGTCCGCAGTCCACGCACGTGAGCATTTCGTCTGTATACATTTAGCGAGCGAATCTCCTAGTAGAGGTGAGGTTGTTCTCCGGATCCGACTCGCTTGGGCGCCTTAGGAACCTCGCGGACTTCGAAACCTGGGTAACCAGACTACTATACACCATTCGCGGGCCAGCGTCACGGCATCGGCCCTCCGGGGCCAGGAGCTTGGGCTGGGCCGTTCGAACGTACGTTCCGAAATCCGGCGCCCCGAGTTCGGCTCGGAGGTCCCGGTG
Above is a genomic segment from Candidatus Cybelea sp. containing:
- a CDS encoding PQQ-binding-like beta-propeller repeat protein — its product is MSLLAVRIFLTLAAVWTQFRMGPENNAVLPGTLHASWRVETGGQISASPTVADDTLYVGNNSGSLYALDVNSGKVLWKAHVPNPLMSAPLIYDDLVIVGEGDPTSRTSSPSEPVMVGQGPSALIGFDRYGGSVRWQTMLTGSAMPTPAIIDGILVNHDGAGWINGLNPSTGEKRYAHWIGSMASMSAILPVGGGDFVTTGVGTNAAWRMHANGGSVVWRSQFLRGASGIGDCPPVGNGERIFCDYVAPVSPDAFTVIGNLSVERVYSLDTVTGARLWDVALESGSLPIRNEAAIPLLNNNRLYLGSSITPWMHALDASSGMLVWETPTHGVVKGGVVDVDDVIYFGDLSGYLWALNAKNGRVVGSKFMHTTFNVGSPIVVGKTLIIGSDTGSIVAVPLEL
- a CDS encoding fatty acid desaturase, with the protein product MRTDAAMNRTARYSTGAALGLIHIGALAAFVPAFFHPSAIFAGAILAWATGVLGVTLCYHRVLTHRSLRLRKPVEYLFALLGTLALQGDPIRWVAIHRKHHAHADEDEDPHNIHLGFRWAHVDWLYRQNVAMPSEEEIARYAPDLYADPFYRTLQWLGNPLQLVLAGLLFWFGGWSWVVWGVFVRLVIAYHSTWLVNSAAHMLGYRTYRTTDCSTNCWWVAVLSWGEGWHNNHHAFPFSARHGLRWFELDMTWWHVRALELLRLADRVRIPSEVMRAKLAYTTVRLEQKSSRGVPA
- a CDS encoding MBL fold metallo-hydrolase, with amino-acid sequence MIVRVLGSAAGGGVPQWNCACANCAAARTGRRPRRSQSGLAVSGDGDRWLLLNCSPDIGAQIESFEALQPRQARGTPIAGMLFTDANVDHIGGLATLRQDGEHRFILRSSAAVREIATKQSAFARFAQPPHRWLDVSLEQPFAPAGADDLVGNELEIRAIPVPGTTPGYDGRRSLPGAVVAYEISDLEGTKRLLFAPVFASIDRRLAKAIASAGVAFLDGTFFSDDELVSQRLMPKHASELGHLAIGVPGGTLEQLRGTPTRVIVTHVNNSNPILNPDSAAARSLHDANVEVAYDGMELRI
- the pqqD gene encoding pyrroloquinoline quinone biosynthesis peptide chaperone PqqD, encoding MKDDAVPRFGKGVRLRRDANGSAMLLVPETALELNESAAAAIELVDGQRTFREIVDAITERFEVNSALAREDVGDLFGRLVERGFIRE
- the pqqA gene encoding pyrroloquinoline quinone precursor peptide PqqA, translating into MKELRARWQRPDFQEHPLGAEVTAYLSAPAREPKL
- the pqqE gene encoding pyrroloquinoline quinone biosynthesis protein PqqE, with protein sequence MNSPRPLSLLCELTYRCNLQCPYCYNPLDLRAHRDELSTQEWLCVLRDAAAMGIVQVHFSGGEPTLRTDLCALVEGAASHELYSNLITQGTFLDDALLDRLVDCGLDHVQISIQAPQTELADRIAGAVVHERKAEAIDRVLGREVALTLNCVLHRLNHDTIEDVIGYAERAGVARLELANVQFYGWAFRNRLALLPTPEQVRHGEQVVAAARERLRGRMEIVYVLPDYFGDFPKPCMNGWGRQFMTVTPSGDVLPCPAAAAITSLHFENVRERGLAAIWSGSDSFERFRGTGWMPEPCRSCERKEIDWGGCRCQAFLLTGDAAVTDPACSLSPQHSLIASAREHAGKADFAARRP